A window from Vibrio cortegadensis encodes these proteins:
- a CDS encoding AsmA family protein: protein MKKLLLFISVPIFVIVLAVAALVLFVNPNQFKPLITEQAQKQTGLELNISGDIGWTFFPTIGFEMGKTELKNPQGFSNDTFFKVDRVGIEIDVTPLFSQHLKIGNIYLDGAEVHLETLSDGKSNLDALTQTSSTAPSETVANENPAQSDEQPTASSSSAWSIDLAGITVTNALLEIQDHKAKTYTKLYDVGFSMSEFKAEQWTLILFEAKGKNNQQNFTAKGEAELKLSKGYKEYAVRDIAFDATFDDGVNMIKDARITLDRFEFDQPNSLGYSVKGNAADLALDVKGDAVFSIDSAVSLLAVESLTLDSSFVGDSLPQSPMKIQMNSDFSFDINKGYLDFVLEKLTLNKIQLDGKANITLADIPKVRFALHSPNIDLDEFLGLGQATDSNNKTDSAGNEPSPAKAGPEVEPDLSALKGLDVKGKITIDKFKANNARMQSVNTAFSINRGVVDLQSFSSNLYQGSIKASARLDARKVPATYSAKKQIIGVKVQPLLKDVANNDKLEGSGNINVDVKGKGLTPTGIKKNISGTIKINFEDGAVNGINVAQLIRTNYAKIKGEEVKEGSEAQKTDFSAMTATLTLNNGEVSTNNLNMQSPLLRIHGEGKANYISETADFLVRTSIVGSLEGQGGQNIDDLKDVTIPVKITGKWADPKFKLVFDDVLKQKAKKEVDRGVEKLTDKIKDEKTKEAVNGLLKGLFN, encoded by the coding sequence ATGAAAAAGTTACTGTTGTTCATTAGTGTGCCGATTTTCGTCATTGTTCTTGCAGTGGCCGCACTGGTGTTATTCGTCAATCCAAATCAATTCAAGCCACTTATTACTGAACAAGCACAAAAACAGACCGGACTGGAACTTAATATTTCCGGAGATATCGGCTGGACGTTTTTCCCTACCATTGGTTTTGAAATGGGGAAAACAGAGCTAAAGAATCCACAAGGGTTCAGCAACGATACTTTTTTCAAAGTAGACCGCGTTGGTATTGAAATAGATGTGACGCCACTGTTTAGCCAACACCTGAAGATCGGCAATATTTATCTAGATGGCGCTGAAGTTCATCTGGAAACGCTAAGTGATGGTAAATCTAACCTTGATGCGCTTACTCAAACTTCTTCAACCGCCCCTTCTGAAACCGTAGCAAATGAGAATCCGGCTCAAAGCGATGAGCAACCAACAGCCTCATCTAGCAGTGCATGGTCTATCGATTTAGCTGGCATTACAGTCACTAACGCGCTTCTTGAAATTCAAGATCATAAAGCCAAAACGTACACAAAACTCTATGATGTCGGCTTTAGCATGTCTGAGTTTAAAGCAGAACAGTGGACATTGATTCTTTTTGAAGCGAAAGGTAAAAATAATCAGCAAAATTTTACAGCCAAAGGAGAAGCTGAGCTTAAGCTTTCTAAAGGCTATAAGGAATATGCGGTTAGAGACATTGCATTTGATGCCACATTTGATGATGGCGTGAATATGATTAAAGACGCAAGAATCACGTTAGATCGATTTGAATTTGATCAGCCAAACTCGTTAGGTTATAGCGTTAAAGGTAACGCTGCGGATCTTGCACTTGATGTGAAAGGTGACGCAGTATTTTCTATTGATAGTGCAGTCTCTCTTCTTGCGGTTGAGTCACTCACACTAGATTCATCTTTTGTTGGAGATAGCTTGCCGCAGTCGCCAATGAAAATACAGATGAATTCAGACTTTAGCTTTGACATTAACAAAGGTTATTTGGACTTCGTTCTAGAAAAACTGACCCTAAATAAAATCCAGTTAGATGGTAAAGCGAATATTACGCTTGCTGATATTCCTAAAGTACGTTTTGCACTTCATAGTCCAAATATCGATTTAGATGAGTTTTTGGGGCTAGGGCAAGCAACGGACAGTAACAATAAGACGGACTCGGCAGGTAACGAACCATCCCCAGCGAAAGCAGGGCCTGAAGTTGAACCCGATCTGAGTGCTTTAAAAGGACTTGATGTTAAAGGCAAGATTACAATCGACAAATTTAAAGCGAACAATGCTCGAATGCAGAGTGTGAATACTGCGTTTTCTATTAATCGTGGTGTGGTTGATCTCCAATCATTTAGCTCAAACCTTTATCAAGGTTCAATTAAAGCAAGTGCCCGATTAGATGCTCGTAAAGTGCCAGCGACTTATAGTGCCAAAAAACAAATCATCGGCGTTAAAGTTCAGCCATTGCTTAAAGATGTGGCGAACAATGATAAGTTGGAAGGAAGCGGTAACATCAACGTTGATGTAAAAGGTAAAGGCTTAACGCCAACAGGCATAAAGAAAAATATTAGCGGGACGATCAAAATTAACTTTGAAGATGGCGCGGTAAATGGGATCAATGTAGCTCAATTGATTCGTACTAACTATGCCAAAATCAAAGGTGAAGAAGTTAAAGAGGGTAGCGAAGCTCAAAAGACTGACTTTAGTGCGATGACCGCGACGTTGACATTGAACAATGGTGAAGTCTCAACAAACAATCTAAACATGCAATCGCCACTGCTTCGGATCCACGGTGAAGGTAAAGCCAATTATATTAGCGAGACGGCTGACTTTCTAGTGAGAACATCGATTGTTGGTTCACTTGAAGGGCAAGGTGGTCAAAATATTGATGATCTTAAAGACGTAACGATCCCTGTTAAAATTACGGGAAAATGGGCAGACCCTAAGTTCAAACTTGTTTTTGATGATGTTTTAAAACAAAAAGCGAAGAAAGAGGTTGATCGTGGTGTTGAAAAACTCACCGATAAAATTAAAGACGAAAAGACCAAAGAAGCCGTCAATGGATTGTTGAAAGGTCTGTTTAATTAA
- the cobO gene encoding cob(I)yrinic acid a,c-diamide adenosyltransferase, whose amino-acid sequence MPIDDNKEARHKARQQKVKDQVDERVAAAQEEKGLLLVITGNGKGKSTSGFGTVARAVGHGLNCSVAQFIKGTWDNGERNLLEKLGVEFQVMATGFTWETQDKQSDTDAAQLVWKKCKRMLQDDSIDVVLLDELTYMVTYGYIDLDEVIEALTQRPKMQSVVITGRAAHRSLIELADTVSEVRNVKHAFESGIKALKGVDW is encoded by the coding sequence ATGCCAATTGATGACAATAAAGAAGCTCGACACAAAGCGCGCCAACAGAAAGTAAAAGATCAGGTTGATGAAAGAGTGGCGGCAGCGCAAGAAGAGAAAGGGCTACTGCTTGTGATCACTGGCAACGGCAAAGGAAAATCAACCTCCGGGTTTGGAACCGTCGCAAGAGCGGTTGGTCATGGCTTAAATTGTTCTGTTGCTCAATTCATCAAGGGAACTTGGGATAATGGCGAAAGAAATTTACTTGAAAAGCTTGGGGTTGAATTTCAAGTGATGGCAACAGGCTTTACTTGGGAGACTCAAGACAAGCAATCGGATACCGATGCCGCACAGTTAGTGTGGAAAAAGTGCAAACGCATGCTGCAAGATGATTCTATTGATGTGGTGCTACTGGATGAGCTGACATATATGGTCACTTACGGCTACATCGACCTCGACGAAGTCATTGAAGCACTGACGCAGCGTCCTAAGATGCAATCTGTTGTTATCACTGGCAGAGCGGCACACCGTAGCCTCATTGAGCTTGCGGATACCGTATCTGAAGTCAGAAATGTAAAGCATGCTTTTGAATCAGGTATTAAAGCCCTGAAAGGCGTCGATTGGTAA
- a CDS encoding SulP family inorganic anion transporter, producing the protein MFEFPQFSKHSVKNDVLSGLTVALALVPEAVAFAFVAGVDPMVGLYAAFIVGLITSVFGGRPGMISGATGAMAVVMVSLVATHGVQYLFAAVLLAGILQIAAGIFKLGKFIRIVPHPVMIGFVNGLAIVIFLAQLGQFKAPDMSGALTWLPSGQMTIMLGLVALTMGIIHFLPKLTTAVPSSLVAIVTVTALVVGLDLETRTVVDFLRTMSGDEAATLAGSLPTFSIPSVPFTLETLQIILPYAVILAAIGLIESLLTLTVLDEMTNTRGQSNRECVGQGIANMTCSVFGAMGGCAMIGQSMININSGGRGRLSGIVAAVALLIFILFASALIEMIPLAALVGVMFMVVIGTFEWATFKLARRVPKQDFFVIVLVTVVTVMTDLAVAVAVGVVASALMFAWQHAKHIYASSSLNEEGSKVYQIHGPVFFGSAANFLELFDAQNDPADVIVDFANSRVTDHSAIEAIETIAERYTALGKTLHLRHLSQDCRALLHKAGSLVEINVKEDPSYKVATDLLAG; encoded by the coding sequence ATGTTTGAATTCCCCCAATTTTCGAAACACTCTGTAAAAAACGATGTGTTATCAGGTTTAACAGTAGCATTAGCTCTTGTTCCTGAAGCCGTAGCATTTGCATTTGTTGCCGGTGTTGACCCAATGGTTGGTCTATACGCAGCCTTCATTGTTGGTTTAATTACCTCAGTCTTTGGTGGTCGTCCAGGCATGATTTCTGGCGCAACAGGCGCAATGGCTGTTGTAATGGTCAGCCTTGTCGCAACACATGGTGTTCAGTATTTATTTGCAGCCGTATTACTTGCAGGTATCCTGCAAATCGCAGCGGGCATATTTAAGCTTGGCAAATTTATCCGAATTGTTCCGCACCCAGTAATGATCGGTTTTGTTAACGGGCTTGCTATCGTTATCTTCTTAGCACAACTAGGACAATTTAAAGCGCCTGATATGTCTGGAGCGTTAACTTGGCTTCCTAGTGGTCAAATGACGATCATGCTTGGTTTAGTTGCTCTAACGATGGGTATTATCCATTTCCTTCCTAAGCTAACGACTGCTGTCCCGTCTTCTCTAGTGGCGATTGTCACGGTAACGGCGCTTGTCGTTGGCCTAGATCTAGAAACACGTACTGTTGTGGATTTCCTACGCACCATGTCGGGCGATGAAGCAGCAACGCTTGCTGGTTCACTACCAACATTCTCAATCCCTTCTGTACCATTTACTCTAGAAACGCTACAGATCATTTTGCCATACGCGGTTATTCTTGCAGCTATCGGCTTAATTGAATCACTGCTAACACTGACAGTACTAGACGAAATGACCAATACTCGCGGTCAAAGTAACCGTGAATGTGTTGGTCAAGGTATCGCAAACATGACATGTTCTGTTTTTGGTGCGATGGGTGGTTGTGCAATGATTGGTCAATCGATGATCAACATTAACTCAGGCGGCCGTGGCCGTTTATCAGGTATTGTGGCTGCTGTTGCTCTGCTGATTTTCATCCTATTCGCTTCTGCCCTAATCGAGATGATTCCTCTAGCTGCATTAGTTGGTGTAATGTTTATGGTTGTAATTGGTACATTTGAATGGGCAACATTTAAACTTGCACGTCGCGTACCTAAACAAGATTTCTTTGTCATCGTTTTGGTTACCGTTGTAACAGTAATGACTGACTTAGCCGTTGCAGTAGCAGTAGGTGTTGTCGCTTCAGCGCTTATGTTTGCTTGGCAACATGCGAAACATATCTACGCAAGCAGTTCACTAAACGAAGAAGGTTCAAAAGTTTACCAAATTCACGGCCCTGTATTCTTTGGCTCTGCGGCAAACTTCTTAGAACTTTTTGACGCACAAAATGACCCTGCAGACGTTATCGTTGATTTTGCAAATTCTCGTGTGACTGATCACTCAGCAATTGAAGCAATTGAAACCATTGCAGAGCGTTACACGGCGTTAGGAAAGACTCTACATTTACGTCACCTGAGCCAAGATTGCCGCGCTCTTCTTCATAAAGCAGGCAGCCTTGTTGAAATCAATGTAAAAGAAGACCCTAGCTATAAAGTTGCAACCGACTTACTTGCTGGCTAA
- the rne gene encoding ribonuclease E, whose product MKRMLINATQKEELRVALVDGQRLFDLDIESPGHESKKANIYKGRITRIEPSLEAAFVDYGAERHGFLPLKEIAREYFPDGYTYQGRPSIKEVLKEGQEVIVQVEKEERGSKGAALTTFVSLAGSYLVLMPNNPRAGGISRRIEGDERTQLKAALSTLELPQGMGLIVRTAGVGKSAEELEWDLNVLLNHWGAIKQASETNQAPFLIHQESNVIVRAIRDYLRRDIGEILIDSNTIFERAQAHIQLIRPDFMNRVKKYDGEVPLFSHYQIESQIESAFQREVRLPSGGSIVIDPTEALTSIDINSARATKGSDIEETALNTNLEAADEIARQLRLRDLGGLVVIDFIDMTPVRHQREVESRLRDAVRLDRARVQIGRISRFGLLEMSRQRLSPSLAEASHHICPRCTGTGVVRDNESLALSVLRLIEEEALKDNTAQVLAVVPVPIASYLLNEKRRSVNHIEKNQGVKITVVPNSDMETPHFEVIRVREGEEFDLLSYLLPQKLDALKEAESKEPVEVDIKPKKIEEPVLKGFAAPAQSAPTPAPAPTPAAKPAKVEVKTDSQPGLFSRFFKALTNFLSSPSEEVKEEVKQEPKQENNRQRRDRNDQRRRNSRDNGNRDNKRRRKPAREEQTEEQGNKANEQQPRQQQNRKPRQDRRNKPKTEVKAPSKLAEQGQQLAAEANAAPSADTNAKRDAKPVEKTAKIKERRQRRKLNKQIRVNGKKPEVEAETQVQAEVQQQKQAVEKVEVEATNDTVQKEEPKQRRNRRSPRHLRASGQRRRRGRDRKPNPFRLRPGGVASPEMAMGKVMPMYVPKPHHHAAPKVEQEVVNTETVEQNAPLGGYAFPETAMGKVIIKREETVEAVVAASVAETKAETVEVEAVVEPVVETTPVVETPAIEETSVAEEATVEQAPIAVVEANTEETKTVETQTVETKVEAPITEVPTVEEKPAVVLEEQPAVSKPVVKAAVKGVKSQAGSAMASAPGPQTLKEIEVVAAPFKAERYQPKGAGSQVARSSASAGMTKPQGY is encoded by the coding sequence ATGAAAAGAATGTTAATTAACGCAACTCAAAAAGAAGAGTTGCGTGTCGCTTTGGTTGATGGTCAGCGACTATTCGATCTTGATATCGAAAGCCCAGGCCACGAATCAAAAAAAGCGAATATCTACAAAGGACGTATTACCCGTATTGAACCAAGCCTAGAAGCGGCATTCGTCGACTATGGTGCAGAAAGACACGGTTTCCTACCTCTTAAAGAAATTGCCCGCGAATACTTCCCTGATGGTTATACCTACCAAGGCCGTCCAAGCATTAAAGAAGTGCTAAAAGAAGGCCAAGAAGTAATTGTACAAGTAGAAAAAGAAGAACGTGGCAGCAAAGGCGCTGCTTTAACAACTTTTGTTTCTCTTGCGGGTAGTTACTTAGTTCTTATGCCAAATAACCCTCGTGCTGGTGGTATTTCTCGCCGTATCGAAGGTGATGAACGCACGCAACTTAAAGCAGCATTAAGCACTCTTGAGCTACCTCAAGGTATGGGGCTTATTGTCCGTACAGCTGGTGTTGGTAAAAGTGCAGAAGAGCTTGAGTGGGACTTAAATGTACTGCTGAACCACTGGGGTGCAATTAAACAAGCCTCTGAGACTAACCAAGCTCCGTTTTTGATTCACCAAGAAAGTAATGTAATCGTTCGTGCAATTCGTGACTACCTACGTCGCGACATTGGCGAAATCTTAATTGATAGCAATACTATTTTTGAACGTGCTCAAGCTCATATTCAGTTGATTCGTCCTGATTTCATGAATCGTGTTAAGAAATACGATGGTGAGGTGCCACTGTTTAGCCACTACCAGATTGAAAGCCAGATCGAATCTGCCTTCCAACGTGAAGTTCGCCTTCCATCTGGTGGCTCTATCGTAATCGACCCAACTGAAGCACTGACTTCTATCGATATCAACTCCGCACGCGCAACAAAAGGCAGCGATATTGAAGAGACTGCGCTTAACACTAACCTAGAAGCGGCCGATGAAATTGCTCGTCAATTACGTCTACGTGACCTAGGTGGTCTAGTTGTTATCGACTTTATCGATATGACGCCAGTTCGTCACCAACGTGAAGTTGAAAGCCGTCTACGTGATGCTGTTCGTTTAGATCGCGCTCGTGTTCAGATTGGTCGCATTTCACGCTTTGGTCTTCTAGAGATGTCTCGTCAACGTTTGAGCCCATCACTAGCGGAAGCAAGTCACCACATTTGTCCTCGTTGTACGGGTACTGGTGTTGTGCGTGATAACGAATCTCTAGCACTATCTGTTCTACGTCTTATCGAAGAAGAAGCTCTGAAGGACAACACAGCACAAGTACTTGCTGTTGTGCCGGTTCCAATCGCTTCTTATCTTCTGAACGAAAAACGTCGCTCAGTAAATCACATCGAGAAGAATCAAGGTGTGAAGATCACGGTTGTTCCGAACTCTGATATGGAAACACCTCATTTCGAAGTAATTCGAGTGAGAGAAGGTGAAGAGTTCGATCTGTTATCTTACCTACTGCCTCAAAAACTGGATGCTTTGAAAGAAGCGGAAAGCAAAGAGCCTGTTGAAGTTGACATCAAACCGAAGAAAATTGAAGAACCTGTATTAAAAGGGTTTGCCGCGCCAGCACAATCAGCGCCAACACCAGCACCCGCTCCAACACCTGCAGCTAAACCTGCTAAAGTTGAAGTAAAAACAGATTCTCAGCCTGGTTTATTCAGTCGTTTCTTTAAAGCATTGACTAATTTCTTATCTAGCCCTTCAGAAGAAGTGAAAGAAGAAGTTAAGCAAGAGCCAAAACAAGAGAACAATCGTCAACGTCGCGATCGTAATGATCAACGTCGTCGTAACTCTCGTGACAATGGTAACCGCGATAACAAACGTCGCCGTAAACCTGCACGCGAAGAGCAAACTGAAGAACAAGGCAACAAAGCGAATGAGCAACAGCCTCGTCAACAACAAAACCGCAAGCCACGCCAAGATCGCCGTAACAAGCCGAAAACGGAAGTTAAAGCGCCATCTAAGCTAGCTGAACAGGGCCAACAACTTGCTGCTGAAGCAAACGCGGCACCGTCTGCTGACACTAACGCAAAACGAGATGCTAAACCTGTTGAGAAAACTGCAAAAATCAAAGAGCGCCGTCAACGTCGTAAATTGAATAAGCAGATTCGCGTTAATGGTAAAAAACCAGAAGTTGAAGCAGAAACTCAAGTTCAAGCGGAAGTTCAACAACAGAAACAAGCTGTTGAAAAAGTAGAAGTTGAAGCGACTAACGATACAGTTCAAAAAGAAGAACCGAAACAACGTCGTAACCGCCGCTCTCCTCGTCACTTAAGAGCAAGTGGTCAACGTCGTCGTCGTGGTCGTGATCGCAAACCAAATCCATTCCGCCTTCGTCCAGGTGGTGTTGCCTCTCCTGAGATGGCAATGGGTAAGGTAATGCCGATGTACGTACCTAAGCCTCATCACCATGCTGCACCTAAAGTTGAACAAGAAGTGGTTAATACCGAGACTGTTGAACAAAATGCTCCATTAGGTGGCTACGCTTTCCCTGAAACAGCAATGGGTAAAGTGATCATCAAGCGTGAAGAGACGGTTGAAGCAGTTGTAGCGGCTTCTGTTGCAGAAACAAAAGCTGAAACAGTTGAAGTAGAAGCTGTAGTTGAACCCGTAGTTGAAACGACTCCTGTTGTTGAGACTCCTGCTATTGAAGAGACAAGCGTTGCAGAAGAAGCAACGGTTGAACAAGCTCCAATAGCGGTTGTTGAGGCGAATACTGAAGAGACTAAGACTGTCGAAACTCAGACTGTCGAAACTAAGGTTGAAGCTCCTATCACTGAAGTACCTACTGTTGAAGAAAAGCCAGCTGTAGTTCTTGAAGAGCAACCAGCTGTATCTAAGCCAGTGGTTAAAGCAGCCGTTAAGGGTGTTAAATCTCAGGCGGGTTCAGCAATGGCAAGTGCACCAGGCCCTCAAACTTTAAAAGAGATTGAAGTCGTAGCTGCACCATTTAAAGCAGAGCGTTACCAACCGAAAGGGGCTGGTAGCCAAGTCGCTCGTAGCAGCGCATCTGCAGGAATGACCAAGCCACAAGGTTACTAA
- the rluC gene encoding 23S rRNA pseudouridine(955/2504/2580) synthase RluC, giving the protein MSEIRTKVQFVDIDDDMAGQRIDNFLRNQLKSIPKSMIYRIVRKGEVRVNKKRIKAEYKLKAGDIVRIPPVTIEEKTEDNVPNTKLNKVSELEHAIIFEDDHMLILNKPSGTAVHGGSGLKFGAIEALRALRPDARFLELVHRIDRDTSGVLLVAKKRSALRHLQAQFREKTVQKYYFALVMGAWKSSCKVVNAPLLKNEVNSIVRVNPNGKASETRFKVLEKFADATLVQASPITGRTHQIRVHCQYAGHPIAWDDRYGDRRFDAYTGKVGLGRLFLHAANIKFVHPGSDEKMDISAPMEKRLEEALTGLRRL; this is encoded by the coding sequence ATGAGTGAAATTAGAACTAAAGTCCAATTTGTCGATATTGACGACGATATGGCTGGTCAACGTATTGATAATTTCTTACGAAACCAACTAAAAAGCATCCCTAAAAGCATGATTTATCGAATCGTGCGTAAGGGAGAAGTCCGTGTAAATAAGAAGCGAATTAAAGCTGAATATAAGTTAAAAGCTGGAGATATAGTTAGAATTCCGCCAGTAACGATTGAAGAAAAAACAGAAGACAACGTTCCAAATACCAAATTGAATAAGGTCTCTGAATTAGAGCATGCGATCATCTTCGAAGATGATCATATGTTAATTCTGAATAAACCATCTGGTACTGCGGTACATGGCGGAAGTGGTTTAAAGTTTGGTGCAATCGAAGCATTAAGAGCTTTAAGACCTGACGCTCGCTTTCTGGAGTTAGTCCACCGTATAGATAGAGACACGTCTGGTGTTTTGTTAGTGGCGAAGAAGCGTTCTGCGTTACGCCACCTGCAAGCACAGTTTCGTGAAAAAACCGTACAGAAATATTATTTTGCTTTAGTGATGGGCGCTTGGAAATCGAGCTGTAAAGTGGTGAATGCGCCACTGCTTAAAAACGAAGTAAACAGTATTGTTCGAGTTAACCCAAACGGAAAAGCGTCTGAGACTCGTTTCAAAGTGTTGGAAAAATTTGCAGATGCGACACTTGTGCAAGCGAGCCCTATTACCGGGCGTACGCACCAAATTCGTGTACATTGCCAATATGCCGGCCACCCAATTGCATGGGATGACCGATATGGCGATCGTCGATTTGATGCCTACACCGGTAAGGTTGGTCTCGGCCGTCTGTTTTTGCATGCCGCGAATATTAAATTTGTTCACCCGGGGTCGGATGAAAAGATGGACATCTCGGCACCGATGGAAAAACGTCTCGAAGAAGCTTTAACGGGGTTGCGACGTTTATGA
- a CDS encoding Maf family protein: MKNYQLVLASTSPFRQQLLSKLAMPFITAQPDCDETPLAQEPPQDLVMRLSEEKAKSCSVTEPSLIIGSDQVCVINNTIVGKPHNRENAISQLEAQSGKSITFYTGISLWNTETGHCTTELDTFIVHFRQLSRSMIEAYVDAEQPYYCAGSFKSEGLGIALFKQLEGKDPNALIGLPLITLIDMLEEQGVTVLS, translated from the coding sequence ATGAAAAATTACCAACTAGTTTTGGCATCTACTTCACCATTTAGGCAGCAGTTACTCTCAAAGTTAGCTATGCCTTTCATTACTGCTCAGCCAGATTGCGATGAAACACCATTAGCACAGGAGCCTCCTCAGGACTTAGTGATGCGCTTGTCAGAGGAAAAAGCTAAATCATGTTCCGTTACTGAACCAAGCTTAATCATAGGCTCAGATCAAGTCTGTGTTATCAATAATACAATTGTTGGTAAACCGCACAACAGAGAAAATGCCATTTCCCAGCTAGAAGCTCAAAGCGGCAAAAGTATTACATTTTATACCGGCATCTCACTCTGGAATACCGAGACAGGTCATTGCACTACTGAGCTCGATACATTTATCGTTCATTTTCGCCAACTCAGCCGTTCAATGATTGAAGCATATGTTGACGCAGAGCAACCTTACTATTGTGCTGGAAGCTTCAAGAGCGAAGGTCTAGGCATTGCCCTCTTTAAACAACTCGAAGGCAAAGATCCAAATGCTCTGATCGGTTTACCCCTTATCACTCTCATCGATATGCTAGAGGAGCAAGGCGTCACCGTTTTATCATAA
- the yceD gene encoding 23S rRNA accumulation protein YceD, translated as MQKVKIPRSVDPGKTAQKRLDLVGVIQPSLFKRLSESVESVKRDAQVSLSFGLDEQRLVVISGKANVEVDLECQRCNEIFAHECEVQFTCTPYYSEESEEEAPEEYDLVDLNEYGEVDLIQLVEDEFILGLPQIAMHDEANCSVNSNNMVFGDIPEEIVEEKPNPFDVLKNLKS; from the coding sequence ATGCAAAAGGTAAAAATACCGCGCTCGGTAGACCCGGGTAAAACGGCACAAAAGAGATTGGATTTAGTTGGAGTTATTCAACCTAGTCTTTTTAAACGTTTATCTGAATCTGTTGAAAGCGTAAAACGCGACGCGCAAGTCTCATTGTCATTTGGGCTTGATGAACAGCGATTAGTCGTTATCTCTGGTAAAGCTAACGTCGAAGTCGATTTAGAGTGTCAGCGTTGTAATGAGATTTTCGCACATGAGTGCGAAGTACAATTCACTTGTACTCCCTATTATAGTGAGGAAAGTGAAGAGGAAGCACCGGAAGAGTACGATTTGGTAGATCTGAACGAGTACGGTGAAGTAGATCTCATACAACTAGTTGAAGACGAGTTCATTCTTGGATTGCCACAAATTGCAATGCATGACGAAGCGAATTGTAGCGTTAACTCAAATAATATGGTGTTTGGTGATATTCCAGAAGAAATTGTGGAAGAGAAACCGAATCCATTTGATGTTTTAAAAAACTTAAAGAGCTAA
- the rpmF gene encoding 50S ribosomal protein L32, whose amino-acid sequence MAVQKSKKSRSMRGMRRSHDALTTAALSVDATSGETHLRHNVTADGFYRGKKVINK is encoded by the coding sequence ATGGCCGTACAAAAGAGCAAGAAATCACGTTCAATGCGTGGCATGCGTCGTTCACATGATGCACTAACTACAGCTGCACTATCTGTAGACGCAACTTCAGGTGAAACTCACCTACGTCACAACGTGACTGCTGACGGTTTCTACCGTGGCAAAAAGGTTATCAACAAGTAA
- the plsX gene encoding phosphate acyltransferase PlsX yields the protein MQNITVALDAMGGDFGPRVTVPAAVQALSHFPELKVVLIGDQNTITSQLSLLDCQPHSRLSIKHCDRVISNSEKPSLALRNSAGSSMRVAIDLVADDEADACVSGGNTGALMALSRFRLKLLPGIDRPALVSALPTASGKRTWMLDLGANVSSDADSLFQFAVMGSALAEQHLGTSARVAILNIGAEEIKGNDLVKRCAEMLSQTQSVNFTGYIEGNQLLQDSADVVVCDGFVGNVCLKTCEGTAQLFIDKLKTHMMASTIKGWIARKLFSELFSELKTLNPDQYNGASLLGLRGIVIKSHGSADVSAVVNAIGEALHEVKRQVPSRISDRLEAVLLERHY from the coding sequence TTGCAAAATATAACCGTTGCACTTGATGCAATGGGCGGGGATTTCGGTCCTCGCGTAACAGTGCCTGCCGCCGTGCAGGCACTGTCGCATTTCCCAGAGCTAAAAGTGGTCCTTATTGGTGATCAAAATACGATCACATCTCAATTATCTTTACTTGATTGTCAGCCTCATTCTCGTTTGAGTATTAAGCATTGCGATCGAGTGATTTCAAACTCAGAAAAGCCCTCTCTTGCACTTCGAAACAGTGCGGGTAGTTCCATGCGAGTCGCCATTGATCTGGTTGCTGATGACGAAGCCGACGCATGTGTGAGTGGCGGGAATACTGGCGCCTTGATGGCTCTTTCTCGTTTTCGTCTTAAGCTTCTTCCCGGCATCGATCGCCCAGCCCTTGTTTCTGCTCTTCCTACCGCATCAGGAAAAAGAACGTGGATGCTCGATCTAGGCGCGAATGTTTCTAGTGATGCTGATTCTCTATTCCAATTTGCCGTAATGGGCAGTGCACTTGCTGAACAGCATTTAGGGACATCTGCGAGAGTCGCGATTCTTAATATTGGTGCTGAAGAAATTAAAGGCAATGATTTAGTCAAACGTTGTGCCGAAATGTTATCGCAAACACAATCTGTCAATTTTACTGGCTACATTGAAGGTAATCAGCTATTACAAGATAGTGCTGATGTCGTAGTATGTGACGGGTTTGTGGGTAATGTTTGCCTAAAAACTTGTGAAGGCACTGCACAACTCTTCATTGATAAATTAAAAACGCACATGATGGCGTCTACAATTAAAGGCTGGATAGCTAGAAAATTGTTTTCTGAGTTATTTTCTGAATTAAAAACATTGAACCCCGACCAGTATAACGGCGCAAGTTTGCTAGGATTGCGCGGCATTGTCATTAAAAGTCATGGAAGTGCCGATGTAAGCGCGGTTGTCAACGCGATAGGCGAAGCTTTGCACGAGGTCAAACGACAAGTACCAAGCCGTATTAGCGATCGTTTGGAAGCGGTTTTACTCGAGAGGCATTATTAG